The following are encoded in a window of Poecile atricapillus isolate bPoeAtr1 chromosome 3, bPoeAtr1.hap1, whole genome shotgun sequence genomic DNA:
- the LOC131577063 gene encoding serine protease 55-like, producing MECGRCPEGSAEASLLRELWESSGPGSTEMLLLTLSCLASLTSSVQAGFVSQHSQRKRAAEYSHVGCGLRPSYESFQKTGKRIGTGTDVSPGEFPWLVSIQSHGKHICGGTIISALWILTAAHCFADKLPPDLTVAAGGVDLSLPLEEYNPDSLILHEEFNRSSLQNDIALILLSNPIEFSKEKIPICLPFLCDKDMWQHCWAAGWENTSAGQVLGEMHLLVEDGFYPFKVDCLSHEGFSRQTSHVLQKTQMKLISREKCLQQIPHLVETMMCAETEQGGGGGGGGGGGGGGCQVDSGGPLVCSYWDTMKWFQVGIISGGKPNNRILTPVYSYQDWIEKETAIRGKPFFTEGVDSGAHLRVARSRAGTRVFLQYCLLLFIFLIAILSTLREDF from the exons ATGGAATGCGGGCGGTGTCCTGAGGGATCTGCAGAGGCATCGCTGCTCCGAGAGCTGTGGGAGAGTTCTGGACCAGGATCAACTGAGATGCTGCTCCTTACCCTCTCCTGTTTAGCCTCCCTGACCAGCAGTGTCCAGGCAGGTTTTGTTTCTCAGCATTCTCAGCGCAAAAGAGCTGCAGAATATTCACATGTGG GGTGTGGCCTCCGACCATCCTACGAGTCCTTCCAGAAGACTGGCAAGAGGATTGGCACAGGGACAGACGTCAGTCCTGGGGAATTCCCGTGGCTCGTGAGCATCCAGAGCCACGGGAAGCACATCTGTGGAGGCACCATCATCAGCGCACTGTGGATTTTAACCGCAGCCCACTGCTTCGCAGACAAGCT GCCACCAGACCTGACGGTGGCAGCGGGGGGAGTTGACCTCAGCCTCCCTCTGGAGGAGTACAACCCGGACAGCCTGATCCTGCACGAGGAATTCAACAGGAGCAGCCTGCAGAACGACATTGCCCTGATCCTGCTCAGCAACCCCATCGAGTTCAGCAAGGAGAAAATTCCCATCTGCCTGCCCTTCCTGTGTGACAAGGACAtgtggcagcactgctgggctgctggctgggagaaCACAAGCGCAGGTCAGGTGCTGGGGGAGATGCATTTGCTGGTGGAAGATGGGTTTTATCCATTTAAAGTGGATTGCCTCTCCCATGAGGGGTTTTCCAGACAAA CATCCCATGTGCTGCAGAAAACACAGATGAAGCTGATCAGCAGGGAGAAATGCCTGCAGCAGATCCCACACCTCGTGGAGACCATGATGTGTGCTGAGACAgagcaaggaggaggaggaggaggaggaggaggaggaggaggaggaggctgccAG GTGGACAGCGGGGGACCTCTGGTTTGCAGCTACTGGGACACCATGAAGTGGTTCCAGGTCGGCATCATCAGTGGAGGAAAGCCAAACAACAGGATTTTAACACCTGTTTACAGCTACCAGGACTGGATTGAGAAGGAAACAGCCATAAGGGGAAAACCTTTCTTCACTGAGGGTGTGGACAGCGGAGCACATCTCAGGGTTGCTCGTTCCAGGGCTGGAACACGGGTGTTTCTGCAGTATTGTCTccttttatttatctttttaatagCAATTCTCTCTACACTGAGGGaagatttttga